From Carettochelys insculpta isolate YL-2023 chromosome 8, ASM3395843v1, whole genome shotgun sequence, a single genomic window includes:
- the LOC142016974 gene encoding protein mono-ADP-ribosyltransferase PARP14-like isoform X1, which translates to MAAPEPFPFALRVEAAWGGPGLPRGLRNKLLRYFQSAKRSGGGECEVGERDGQLLVRFAQPEVRQRVLDKKIHELNLPEKGVLKLVVTWPETAGATEEAVCQEELDPEQALKTEGKAEEQDVQKVLQRKDNSVQSSTSHVENTQEHPETTSSLVVLENIAESVTELMLIMLLENISGLSGDEDFSMEMIPEINAAVVTFIKSIDTMEFLDRCAQNCRIKNLNITVRLLELTQSIKAENIPSNISKDYIMIYFESAKNGGGPVLDVKQLPEEKSAIITFCDYKDLNTVLEKQHSLDQTPISVHPFYSSLGTALYGKKRPLIKMPEPVTVSVDPYILQFLQSHDRVIQEINQEMENCHCELKWPQTNCANPEITLCPSAALSKQRRSMTKLVGTWKEDAFTKFSCVISKYKMVKCKVNAMVWEAIENRLMKYGVLTIPVISKEIVIIAGDMLVVENMEKELKEHMENAMRETEREKQSIKITMSVSPGKYAVLHNAGLEENIFKEYPCLKISYDAAEKTINLCGVAAEVYKVKSDILEKAHNMEQKSVAIPPQIFQFLQRVDNETLSQNLFLTNQVNAFYQLENDTVLLIGDSPKALLEAEERMKTELDYKFIPLEDQEIVKKREWGEITQVLYNTHNASQETLIIDDLLPEEGDQKIAIGGYSKAVEEAYRKLSNFVDRNTQMQKLTQVKSVAVVHFIEKEKFHICHELRKKGVTINFGTKVSHNSISLSGPKVEVLKGVSLIEQILSSLYSTNVLIDKPGAKAFFKDKESLYVSEAKQRFNCLIRLQEDDEEQREDGAAGNTKGQLRCRINLQGGVVVAVYKGDLCSHPADVVVNASNEDLKHIGGLAGALLEAAGPELQTECDHIVRKRGRLQPGRAVITDAGNLPCKQVIHAVGPRWRDHEPEKSVRLLKRAVRESLTLAETYNHHSIAIPAISSGIFGFPLKLCAESIAKSIKETLEDSPGDSCLKEIHLVDFTETTVQALSDVLKDVFTEKPLQHNVLPQSKPVHKAKERGGAQNRQGVQMVKTNEGLSVILEKRDIQDATTDVIVSSVGRDLQLGVGPLSQSLLQKAGPKLQLEFNEESQIQVPNQGCVFQTSGCNLACSFLFHAVLPVWDQGRGAAMTTLRDVVKECLQKTEALSLHSITFPAIGTGGFGFPKPTVARLMFDEVFKFSSNHNLKSLQEVHFLLHPKDTDNIQAFTDELDSRTGNLKATSSSQISIGHVSTPQLGVHEMQLGSITLQVATGDITKEEMDVIVNISNSSFNAKSGVSKAVMEAAGPQVEAECAMLALQPHSGFITTQSGKLRCGKIIHLVHHKDIKAQVSKVLQECELQKYPSVAFPAIGTGQAGQNPAHVAEDMIDAIVDFENTKAVLHVKKIKIVIFQPQMQNAFYASMQKREGSTISMTSESWLSKITSFIMRKKRPTGKKYGFVLDAKIELSVFQICGENQKNVEATESWIKNLILKEQYENTITDELIESFDDAEVKELNELQKSLHITINVETKETPFVRVSGITRDVYKASLKIQNMIKRIKDKQEEQLKAKLVSNLVQWKYSINNKAVTDFDPLTNMRLEDANIAKKHHIKIKLNRKDYKVDMKTLQATDEQGTVVNIHRVPKDEGRSTIMLPKEWCAMNQERVKMVSISAAQQEYQDVQGMFLQTCSTFKIEKIERIQNPYLWQTYQIKKQSLDKKNGNINNEKLLFHGTPSSSLSTINYNGFNRGFAGRNAAVIGNGTYFAVNASYSAQDTYSRPDGNGRKYMYLARVLTGVYCVGKGGLITPPPKNIADPTDLFDSVTDNMIHPSMFVIFNDIQAYPEYLITFRR; encoded by the exons ATGGCCGCGCCGGAGCCGTTCCCCTTCGCGCTGCGGGTGGAGGCGGCCTGGGGCGGCCCGGGGCTCCCCAGGGGCCTGAGGAACAAACTCCTCCGCTACTTCCAGAGCGCCAAGCGCTCCGGCGGGGGCGAGTGCGAGGTCGGCGAGCGGGACGGGCAGCTCCTGGTGCGCTTCGCCCAGCCGGAAG TAAGGCAACGAGTTCTTGACAAAAAGATCCATGAACTCAATTTGCCAGAAAAAGGAGTATTAAAGCTGGTTGTCACGTGGCCTGAAACAGCAGGTGCAACTGAGGAGGCTGTGTGTCAGGAAGAGTTGGATCCTGAACAG gCTTTAAAGACAGAAGGCAAAGCTGAGGAGCAAG ATGTGCAGAAAGTTTTGCAAAGAAAGGATAATTCAGTGCAGAGCAGCACATCCCATGTGGAGAATACTCAAGAACACCCTGAAACAACTTCATCTTTAGTTGTGCTTGAAAATATAGCAGAGTCTGTCACAGAATTGATGCTAATTATGCTATTGGAGAATATCAGTGGCTTATCGGGAGATGAGGACTTCAGCATGGAAATGATACCTGAAATAAATGCTGCTGTAGTTACCTTTATTAAAAGTATAG atacCATGGAATTTTTGGACAGATGTGCCCAAAACTGCAGAATTAAAAACTTAAACATTACTGTCAGGCTCCTTGAATTGACACAGAGCATCAAGGCTGAAAACATCCCATCGAACATTTCCAAAGATTATATAATGATCTACTTTGAAAGTGCAAAGAATGGAGGTGGCCCAGTATTAGATGTTAAACAGTTACCCGAGGAGAAGTCAGCCATCATTACTTTTTGTGATTACAAAG atcTAAACACTGTCTTGGAAAAGCAGCATTCCCTTGATCAAACACCAATTTCTGTACACCCATTCTATAGTTCATTGGGCACAGCTCTTTATGGAAAGAAGAGACCACTAATAAAGATGCCGGAACCAGTCACAGTTTCAGTGGATCCTTACATCTTGCAATTTTTACAGAGCCATGACAGAGTAATTCAAGAAATAAACCAGGAAATGGAAAATTGCCACTGTGAGCTAAAATGGCCCCAAACCAATTGTGCAAACCCAGAAATTACATTGTGTCCTTCAGCAGCTTTGTCTAAGCAGAGAAGGTCAATGACTAAGTTGGTTGGGACTTGGAAAGAGGATGCTTTCACTAAGTTCTCATGTGTCATATCAAAATACAAGATGGTTAAGTGTAAAGTAAATGCAATGGTTTGGGAAGCCATAGAAAACAGATTGATGAAGTATGGTGTTTTGACTATACCTGTCATTTCTAAAGAGATAGTTATCATAGCAGGTGACATGCTGGTTGTGGAGAATATGGAGAAAGaactgaaagaacacatggaaaaTGCtatgagagagacagaaagggaAAAGCAAAGTATAAAAATAACTATGTCAGTTTCCCCAGGAAAGTATGCAGTTTTACACAATGCTGGGCTAGAGGAGAATATTTTCAAGGAGTACCCATGCTTGAAGATCTCTTATGATGCTGCAGAGAAGACAATTAACCTATGTGGAGTAGCTGCAGAAGTATATAAAGTCAAAAGTGACATACTGGAAAAGGCACACAACATGGAACAGAAATCCGTGGCTATTCCTCCTCAGATTTTCCAGTTCTTACAGCGCGTAGATAACGAAACTCTGTCGCAAAACTTATTTTTGACAAATCAAGTCAATGCCTTCTATCAGCTTGAGAACGATACTGTGCTGCTCATAGGAGACTCTCCAAAAGCTCTCTTAGAAGCAGAAGAACGAATGAAGACAGAGTTAGATTATAAATTCATTCCTCTGGAAGACCAAGAAATCGTCAAAAAGAGAGAGTGGGGGGAAATCACTCAAGTATTGTACAACACACATAATGCATCCCAAGAAACTCTAATAATAGATGACCTGCTCCCTGAGGAAGGAGATCAGAAGATAGCCATTGGTGGTTATTCTAAAGCAGTAGAAGAAGCTTATCGGAAGCTTTCCAATTTTGTAGATAGAAACACACAGATGCAAAAGTTAACCCAAGTTAAATCTGTGGCAGTTGTGCACTTCATAGAGAAGGAAAAATTCCACATCTGTCATGAATTGAGAAAGAAAGGTGTGACAATTAATTTTGGCACAAAGGTGTCACATAACAGTATTTCCCTGAGCGGACCAAAAGTAGAAGTGTTGAAGGGTGTCAGCCTGATTGAACAAATCCTATCTTCGCTATATTCTACAAATGTGCTCATTGATAAACCAGGAGCCAAAGCATTTTTCAAAGACAAAGAAAGCTTGTATGTTAGTGAGGCAAAGCAGCGCTTCAACTGTCTGATTAGGCTGCAAGAAGATGACGAAGAACAAAGAGAAGATGGGGCAGCTGGGAATACAAAAGGTCAGCTCCGCTGTAGAATTAACTTACAAGGTGGAGTTGTAGTAGCAGTTTATAAAGGGGACTTGTGCAGTCATCCAGCTGATGTTGTGGTGAATGCATCAAATGAGGATTTAAAGCATATTGGTGGCCTTGCTGGGGCACTTTTAGAAGCTGCAGGGCCAGAACTACAAACAGAATGTGACCATATTGTGCGGAAACGTGGTCGTTTGCAGCCTGGCCGTGCTGTTATTACAGATGCTGGGAACCTCCCATGTAAACAGGTGATTCATGCCGTTGGGCCCAGGTGGAGGGACCATGAACCAGAAAAGAGTGTGCGCCTATTAAAAAGAGCAGTAAGAGAAAGCCTGACCCTGGCAGAAACATACAATCATCATTCCATAGCCATCCCTGCTATAAGCTCTGGAATCTTTGGTTTCCCATTAAAACTGTGTGCAGAATCAATTGCAAAATCCATCAAGGAAACCTTGGAAGATTCTCCAGGGGACAGCTGCCTGAAGGAGATTCATCTTGTGGACTTTACAGAAACAACAGTTCAGGCTCTCTCTGATGTCCTGAAAGACGTGTTTACTGAGAAGCCACTCCAACACAATGTATTGCCTCAGTCCAAACCAGTCCACAAGGCCAAAGAAAGGGGAGGTGCTCAGAACAGACAGGGAGTGCAGATGGTAAAAACAAATGAAGGTCTGAGTGTCATACTGGAGAAAAGAGACATACAAGATGCTACA aCGGATGTGATTGTAAGCAGTGTTGGCAGGGATCTGCAGCTTGGGGTAGGACCACTTTCTCAAAGTTTGCTGCAGAAGGCAGGGCCGAAACTCCAGCTGGAGTTCAATGAAGAAAGTCAAATACAAGTACCTAATCAAGGGTGTGTGTTCCAAACAAGTGGGTGTAATCTGGCCTGCAGCTTTCTGTTCCATGCTGTCCTTCCTGTATGGGATCAAGGAAGAGGTGCTGCCATGACG ACACTACGAGATGTAGTCAAAGAATGTCTGCAGAAAACTGAAGCACTGTCTCTACATTCAATCACATTCCCAGCAATCGGAACGGGTGGTTTTGGGTTTCCAAAACCCACTGTTGCTAGACTGATGTTTGATGAAGTGTTCAAATTCAGTAGTAACCACAACTTGAAGTCTCTTCAGGAAGTTCATTTTCTGTTGCACCCAAAAGATACAGATAATATTCAG GCGTTTACAGATGAACTAGATTCTAGGACTGGGAATCTCAAGGCTACATCATCAAGTCAAA TTTCCATTGGGCATGTTTCAACTCCTCAGTTGGGAGTTCATGAAATGCAGCTTGGTTCCATTACACTCCAGGTAGCAACTGGAGACATTACGAAAGAAGAAATGGATGTGATTGTAAACATATCAAACTCATCATTTAATGCCAAATCAG GTGTCTCCAAGGCAGTGATGGAAGCTGCCGGACCTCAGGTTGAAGCAGAATGTGCTATGCTTG ccctgcagcctcacAGTGGCTTTATAACCACCCAAAGTGGAAAACTGAGGTGTGGTAAAATTATTCACCTTGTTCATCATAAAGATATTAAAGCTCAGGTCTCTAAAGTGCTCCAGGAGTGTGAACTGCAGAAGTACCCATCTGTTGCCTTCCCAGCAATTGGAACAG GTCAGGCAGGGCAGAATCCAGCTCATGTAGCTGAGGATATGATTGATGCTATAGTTGACTTTGAAAATACGAAAGCAGTCCTGcatgtgaaaaaaattaaaatagtcaTCTTCCAGCCACagatgcaaaatgcattttatgcaagtatgcaaaaaagAGAAGGCAGTACAATCTCAATGACATCAGAATCTTGGTTGTCTAAGATAACAT CATTTATAATGCGCAAAAAACGACCTACTGGAAAGAAATATGGATTCGTTCTGGATGCGAAAATTGAGTTATCGGTGTTTCAGATTTGTGGTGAAAATCAAAAAAATGTGGAAGCCACTGAATCCTGGATAAAAaatctaattttgaaagaacagtatGAAAACACTATTACAGATGAATTAATTGAGAGTTTTGATGATGCAGAAGTTAAGGAACTAAATGAACTCCAGAAAAGCCTACATATTACTATTAATGTGGAAACCAAGGAAACTCCTTTTGTCAGAGTTTCTGGTATAACTAGAGATGTCTATAAAGCTTCCCTAAAAATTCAAAACATGATCAAAAGAATTAAAGATAAACAAGAAGAACAATTGAAGGCAAAACTTGTTAGCAATTTAGTACAGTGGAAGTATTCCATAAACAATAAGGCTGTCACAGACTTTGACCCTCTGACAAATATGCGCTTGGAGGATGCTAACATAGCTAAAAAACATCATATTAAAATCAAACTCAACAGGAAGGACTACAAGGTAGATATGAAAACTCTACAGGCAACAGATGAACAAGGAACAGTTGTAAACATTCATCGTGTCCCAAAGGATGAAG GTAGATCGACAATAATGCTCCCTAAAGAGTGGTGTGCTATGAACCAAGAACGTGTTAAAATGGTTAGCATAAGTGCAGCCCAGCAAGAATATCAAGATGTTCAGGGGATGTTTCTACAAACTTGCTCCACGTTCAAAATAGAAAAG ATTGAAAGGATACAAAATCCTTACCTGTGGCAGACTTACCAAATCAAAAAACAGTCTCTGGACAAAAAGAATGGCAACATAAATAATGAAAAGCTCCTATTCCATGGAACGCCTAGTTCCTCACTGAGCACAATTAATTACAATGGGTTTAATCGTGGTTTTGCTGGAAGGAATG CTGCAGTCATTGGAAATGGAACCTATTTTGCTGTTAATGCCAGTTATTCAGCTCAAGATACATACTCCAGACCTGATGGGAATGGCAGGAAATACATGTACCTTGCCCGAGTTCTCACTGGAGTCTACTGCGTTGGAAAAGGAGGACTCATCACCCCGCCACCAAAAAATATTGCAGATCCAACTGACCTATTTGACAGTGTGACTGACAACATGATTCATCCATCAATGTTTGTCATATTTAATGATATTCAAGCTTATCCAGAATACCTTATTACTTTTAGAAGATAA
- the LOC142016974 gene encoding protein mono-ADP-ribosyltransferase PARP14-like isoform X2 encodes MAAPEPFPFALRVEAAWGGPGLPRGLRNKLLRYFQSAKRSGGGECEVGERDGQLLVRFAQPEVRQRVLDKKIHELNLPEKGVLKLVVTWPETAGATEEAVCQEELDPEQALKTEGKAEEQDVQKVLQRKDNSVQSSTSHVENTQEHPETTSSLVVLENIAESVTELMLIMLLENISGLSGDEDFSMEMIPEINAAVVTFIKSIDTMEFLDRCAQNCRIKNLNITVRLLELTQSIKAENIPSNISKDYIMIYFESAKNGGGPVLDVKQLPEEKSAIITFCDYKDLNTVLEKQHSLDQTPISVHPFYSSLGTALYGKKRPLIKMPEPVTVSVDPYILQFLQSHDRVIQEINQEMENCHCELKWPQTNCANPEITLCPSAALSKQRRSMTKLVGTWKEDAFTKFSCVISKYKMVKCKVNAMVWEAIENRLMKYGVLTIPVISKEIVIIAGDMLVVENMEKELKEHMENAMRETEREKQSIKITMSVSPGKYAVLHNAGLEENIFKEYPCLKISYDAAEKTINLCGVAAEVYKVKSDILEKAHNMEQKSVAIPPQIFQFLQRVDNETLSQNLFLTNQVNAFYQLENDTVLLIGDSPKALLEAEERMKTELDYKFIPLEDQEIVKKREWGEITQVLYNTHNASQETLIIDDLLPEEGDQKIAIGGYSKAVEEAYRKLSNFVDRNTQMQKLTQVKSVAVVHFIEKEKFHICHELRKKGVTINFGTKVSHNSISLSGPKVEVLKGVSLIEQILSSLYSTNVLIDKPGAKAFFKDKESLYVSEAKQRFNCLIRLQEDDEEQREDGAAGNTKGQLRCRINLQGGVVVAVYKGDLCSHPADVVVNASNEDLKHIGGLAGALLEAAGPELQTECDHIVRKRGRLQPGRAVITDAGNLPCKQVIHAVGPRWRDHEPEKSVRLLKRAVRESLTLAETYNHHSIAIPAISSGIFGFPLKLCAESIAKSIKETLEDSPGDSCLKEIHLVDFTETTVQALSDVLKDVFTEKPLQHNVLPQSKPVHKAKERGGAQNRQGVQMVKTNEGLSVILEKRDIQDATTDVIVSSVGRDLQLGVGPLSQSLLQKAGPKLQLEFNEESQIQVPNQGCVFQTSGCNLACSFLFHAVLPVWDQGRGAAMTTLRDVVKECLQKTEALSLHSITFPAIGTGGFGFPKPTVARLMFDEVFKFSSNHNLKSLQEVHFLLHPKDTDNIQAFTDELDSRTGNLKATSSSQISIGHVSTPQLGVHEMQLGSITLQVATGDITKEEMDVIVNISNSSFNAKSGVSKAVMEAAGPQVEAECAMLALQPHSGFITTQSGKLRCGKIIHLVHHKDIKAQVSKVLQECELQKYPSVAFPAIGTAFIMRKKRPTGKKYGFVLDAKIELSVFQICGENQKNVEATESWIKNLILKEQYENTITDELIESFDDAEVKELNELQKSLHITINVETKETPFVRVSGITRDVYKASLKIQNMIKRIKDKQEEQLKAKLVSNLVQWKYSINNKAVTDFDPLTNMRLEDANIAKKHHIKIKLNRKDYKVDMKTLQATDEQGTVVNIHRVPKDEGRSTIMLPKEWCAMNQERVKMVSISAAQQEYQDVQGMFLQTCSTFKIEKIERIQNPYLWQTYQIKKQSLDKKNGNINNEKLLFHGTPSSSLSTINYNGFNRGFAGRNAAVIGNGTYFAVNASYSAQDTYSRPDGNGRKYMYLARVLTGVYCVGKGGLITPPPKNIADPTDLFDSVTDNMIHPSMFVIFNDIQAYPEYLITFRR; translated from the exons ATGGCCGCGCCGGAGCCGTTCCCCTTCGCGCTGCGGGTGGAGGCGGCCTGGGGCGGCCCGGGGCTCCCCAGGGGCCTGAGGAACAAACTCCTCCGCTACTTCCAGAGCGCCAAGCGCTCCGGCGGGGGCGAGTGCGAGGTCGGCGAGCGGGACGGGCAGCTCCTGGTGCGCTTCGCCCAGCCGGAAG TAAGGCAACGAGTTCTTGACAAAAAGATCCATGAACTCAATTTGCCAGAAAAAGGAGTATTAAAGCTGGTTGTCACGTGGCCTGAAACAGCAGGTGCAACTGAGGAGGCTGTGTGTCAGGAAGAGTTGGATCCTGAACAG gCTTTAAAGACAGAAGGCAAAGCTGAGGAGCAAG ATGTGCAGAAAGTTTTGCAAAGAAAGGATAATTCAGTGCAGAGCAGCACATCCCATGTGGAGAATACTCAAGAACACCCTGAAACAACTTCATCTTTAGTTGTGCTTGAAAATATAGCAGAGTCTGTCACAGAATTGATGCTAATTATGCTATTGGAGAATATCAGTGGCTTATCGGGAGATGAGGACTTCAGCATGGAAATGATACCTGAAATAAATGCTGCTGTAGTTACCTTTATTAAAAGTATAG atacCATGGAATTTTTGGACAGATGTGCCCAAAACTGCAGAATTAAAAACTTAAACATTACTGTCAGGCTCCTTGAATTGACACAGAGCATCAAGGCTGAAAACATCCCATCGAACATTTCCAAAGATTATATAATGATCTACTTTGAAAGTGCAAAGAATGGAGGTGGCCCAGTATTAGATGTTAAACAGTTACCCGAGGAGAAGTCAGCCATCATTACTTTTTGTGATTACAAAG atcTAAACACTGTCTTGGAAAAGCAGCATTCCCTTGATCAAACACCAATTTCTGTACACCCATTCTATAGTTCATTGGGCACAGCTCTTTATGGAAAGAAGAGACCACTAATAAAGATGCCGGAACCAGTCACAGTTTCAGTGGATCCTTACATCTTGCAATTTTTACAGAGCCATGACAGAGTAATTCAAGAAATAAACCAGGAAATGGAAAATTGCCACTGTGAGCTAAAATGGCCCCAAACCAATTGTGCAAACCCAGAAATTACATTGTGTCCTTCAGCAGCTTTGTCTAAGCAGAGAAGGTCAATGACTAAGTTGGTTGGGACTTGGAAAGAGGATGCTTTCACTAAGTTCTCATGTGTCATATCAAAATACAAGATGGTTAAGTGTAAAGTAAATGCAATGGTTTGGGAAGCCATAGAAAACAGATTGATGAAGTATGGTGTTTTGACTATACCTGTCATTTCTAAAGAGATAGTTATCATAGCAGGTGACATGCTGGTTGTGGAGAATATGGAGAAAGaactgaaagaacacatggaaaaTGCtatgagagagacagaaagggaAAAGCAAAGTATAAAAATAACTATGTCAGTTTCCCCAGGAAAGTATGCAGTTTTACACAATGCTGGGCTAGAGGAGAATATTTTCAAGGAGTACCCATGCTTGAAGATCTCTTATGATGCTGCAGAGAAGACAATTAACCTATGTGGAGTAGCTGCAGAAGTATATAAAGTCAAAAGTGACATACTGGAAAAGGCACACAACATGGAACAGAAATCCGTGGCTATTCCTCCTCAGATTTTCCAGTTCTTACAGCGCGTAGATAACGAAACTCTGTCGCAAAACTTATTTTTGACAAATCAAGTCAATGCCTTCTATCAGCTTGAGAACGATACTGTGCTGCTCATAGGAGACTCTCCAAAAGCTCTCTTAGAAGCAGAAGAACGAATGAAGACAGAGTTAGATTATAAATTCATTCCTCTGGAAGACCAAGAAATCGTCAAAAAGAGAGAGTGGGGGGAAATCACTCAAGTATTGTACAACACACATAATGCATCCCAAGAAACTCTAATAATAGATGACCTGCTCCCTGAGGAAGGAGATCAGAAGATAGCCATTGGTGGTTATTCTAAAGCAGTAGAAGAAGCTTATCGGAAGCTTTCCAATTTTGTAGATAGAAACACACAGATGCAAAAGTTAACCCAAGTTAAATCTGTGGCAGTTGTGCACTTCATAGAGAAGGAAAAATTCCACATCTGTCATGAATTGAGAAAGAAAGGTGTGACAATTAATTTTGGCACAAAGGTGTCACATAACAGTATTTCCCTGAGCGGACCAAAAGTAGAAGTGTTGAAGGGTGTCAGCCTGATTGAACAAATCCTATCTTCGCTATATTCTACAAATGTGCTCATTGATAAACCAGGAGCCAAAGCATTTTTCAAAGACAAAGAAAGCTTGTATGTTAGTGAGGCAAAGCAGCGCTTCAACTGTCTGATTAGGCTGCAAGAAGATGACGAAGAACAAAGAGAAGATGGGGCAGCTGGGAATACAAAAGGTCAGCTCCGCTGTAGAATTAACTTACAAGGTGGAGTTGTAGTAGCAGTTTATAAAGGGGACTTGTGCAGTCATCCAGCTGATGTTGTGGTGAATGCATCAAATGAGGATTTAAAGCATATTGGTGGCCTTGCTGGGGCACTTTTAGAAGCTGCAGGGCCAGAACTACAAACAGAATGTGACCATATTGTGCGGAAACGTGGTCGTTTGCAGCCTGGCCGTGCTGTTATTACAGATGCTGGGAACCTCCCATGTAAACAGGTGATTCATGCCGTTGGGCCCAGGTGGAGGGACCATGAACCAGAAAAGAGTGTGCGCCTATTAAAAAGAGCAGTAAGAGAAAGCCTGACCCTGGCAGAAACATACAATCATCATTCCATAGCCATCCCTGCTATAAGCTCTGGAATCTTTGGTTTCCCATTAAAACTGTGTGCAGAATCAATTGCAAAATCCATCAAGGAAACCTTGGAAGATTCTCCAGGGGACAGCTGCCTGAAGGAGATTCATCTTGTGGACTTTACAGAAACAACAGTTCAGGCTCTCTCTGATGTCCTGAAAGACGTGTTTACTGAGAAGCCACTCCAACACAATGTATTGCCTCAGTCCAAACCAGTCCACAAGGCCAAAGAAAGGGGAGGTGCTCAGAACAGACAGGGAGTGCAGATGGTAAAAACAAATGAAGGTCTGAGTGTCATACTGGAGAAAAGAGACATACAAGATGCTACA aCGGATGTGATTGTAAGCAGTGTTGGCAGGGATCTGCAGCTTGGGGTAGGACCACTTTCTCAAAGTTTGCTGCAGAAGGCAGGGCCGAAACTCCAGCTGGAGTTCAATGAAGAAAGTCAAATACAAGTACCTAATCAAGGGTGTGTGTTCCAAACAAGTGGGTGTAATCTGGCCTGCAGCTTTCTGTTCCATGCTGTCCTTCCTGTATGGGATCAAGGAAGAGGTGCTGCCATGACG ACACTACGAGATGTAGTCAAAGAATGTCTGCAGAAAACTGAAGCACTGTCTCTACATTCAATCACATTCCCAGCAATCGGAACGGGTGGTTTTGGGTTTCCAAAACCCACTGTTGCTAGACTGATGTTTGATGAAGTGTTCAAATTCAGTAGTAACCACAACTTGAAGTCTCTTCAGGAAGTTCATTTTCTGTTGCACCCAAAAGATACAGATAATATTCAG GCGTTTACAGATGAACTAGATTCTAGGACTGGGAATCTCAAGGCTACATCATCAAGTCAAA TTTCCATTGGGCATGTTTCAACTCCTCAGTTGGGAGTTCATGAAATGCAGCTTGGTTCCATTACACTCCAGGTAGCAACTGGAGACATTACGAAAGAAGAAATGGATGTGATTGTAAACATATCAAACTCATCATTTAATGCCAAATCAG GTGTCTCCAAGGCAGTGATGGAAGCTGCCGGACCTCAGGTTGAAGCAGAATGTGCTATGCTTG ccctgcagcctcacAGTGGCTTTATAACCACCCAAAGTGGAAAACTGAGGTGTGGTAAAATTATTCACCTTGTTCATCATAAAGATATTAAAGCTCAGGTCTCTAAAGTGCTCCAGGAGTGTGAACTGCAGAAGTACCCATCTGTTGCCTTCCCAGCAATTGGAACAG CATTTATAATGCGCAAAAAACGACCTACTGGAAAGAAATATGGATTCGTTCTGGATGCGAAAATTGAGTTATCGGTGTTTCAGATTTGTGGTGAAAATCAAAAAAATGTGGAAGCCACTGAATCCTGGATAAAAaatctaattttgaaagaacagtatGAAAACACTATTACAGATGAATTAATTGAGAGTTTTGATGATGCAGAAGTTAAGGAACTAAATGAACTCCAGAAAAGCCTACATATTACTATTAATGTGGAAACCAAGGAAACTCCTTTTGTCAGAGTTTCTGGTATAACTAGAGATGTCTATAAAGCTTCCCTAAAAATTCAAAACATGATCAAAAGAATTAAAGATAAACAAGAAGAACAATTGAAGGCAAAACTTGTTAGCAATTTAGTACAGTGGAAGTATTCCATAAACAATAAGGCTGTCACAGACTTTGACCCTCTGACAAATATGCGCTTGGAGGATGCTAACATAGCTAAAAAACATCATATTAAAATCAAACTCAACAGGAAGGACTACAAGGTAGATATGAAAACTCTACAGGCAACAGATGAACAAGGAACAGTTGTAAACATTCATCGTGTCCCAAAGGATGAAG GTAGATCGACAATAATGCTCCCTAAAGAGTGGTGTGCTATGAACCAAGAACGTGTTAAAATGGTTAGCATAAGTGCAGCCCAGCAAGAATATCAAGATGTTCAGGGGATGTTTCTACAAACTTGCTCCACGTTCAAAATAGAAAAG ATTGAAAGGATACAAAATCCTTACCTGTGGCAGACTTACCAAATCAAAAAACAGTCTCTGGACAAAAAGAATGGCAACATAAATAATGAAAAGCTCCTATTCCATGGAACGCCTAGTTCCTCACTGAGCACAATTAATTACAATGGGTTTAATCGTGGTTTTGCTGGAAGGAATG CTGCAGTCATTGGAAATGGAACCTATTTTGCTGTTAATGCCAGTTATTCAGCTCAAGATACATACTCCAGACCTGATGGGAATGGCAGGAAATACATGTACCTTGCCCGAGTTCTCACTGGAGTCTACTGCGTTGGAAAAGGAGGACTCATCACCCCGCCACCAAAAAATATTGCAGATCCAACTGACCTATTTGACAGTGTGACTGACAACATGATTCATCCATCAATGTTTGTCATATTTAATGATATTCAAGCTTATCCAGAATACCTTATTACTTTTAGAAGATAA